The Athalia rosae chromosome 7, iyAthRosa1.1, whole genome shotgun sequence genome window below encodes:
- the LOC105689618 gene encoding glycerophosphocholine phosphodiesterase GPCPD1-like isoform X1, protein MALKLSAKNPKPFYRIVQENEKDRELRRRWQQSKFANTSAEQEEKLIEANTMKGAKRDWIFRVQVPNLEKNELVYVVGNLSEIGAWNHNQAIQLPQERPTVDDTSKFEANNSSYRVGHGDECGGDSPSIFNEEDDDVPVYSQTISLPTDVDVEFRYFIAVICQSNGTKNSAKTLIVRRWETHMTPRLIKKNAPSNFTDDLNVTPDKFGFNNGYSKVERGWLTDETVIQFKIFNNPLKLWKEQLRDRKVNIKVTPVNLMRHNSLELQQLAGECVEDSLSMDTLDIGDQPAFSVTEISVMNDEEPCFKYQEQFGRAYHEDDFLLFNVAVRYPETIAYLVDFYIYSSRSFPGEPPNHIGFSYILPSTLQSSVGLLTVPITSRKHRPIGQLTIEYVLIKPIADYPWDMSISYAKHWEQRWSGLDVGHRGLGTSFKFEMKNCANVRENTIASLKTAAHHGADMVEFDVQLSKDFIPVIYHDFYVSISLKRKKQIEAMDMLEIPVKDLTLEQLHLLKVYHLAEGREKNPRFFDEDLEDHQPFPTLQTVLQELEPHVGCNVEIKWTMQLKDGTFELNHPFDLNMYLDIIIKVVLEHGGNRKIVFSCFNPDICMMIRLKQNKYPVVFLTQGVTVKYPTYHDPRCQTITMAMRHALSADILGINVHTEDILRDPSQVKLVRDAGLIIFCWGDDNNDKETIAHLKKLGLHAVIYDKIDEYNQKEVKESIFLVDARESQKALIALAHSNQNCGPPPVPGPNATEKGYFLELEKTRNLTTTASTATSLGSLARNNLGCDSIYPIPITASNNCNRQLESGNGSSVCSKTCGRSAGKAKNSSDSIRGLPMRPPDICGDDEAASDCL, encoded by the exons ATGGCTCTAAAATTATCAGCGAAAAACCCAAAACCGTTTTATCGGATTGTGCAGG aaaacgagaaagatcGGGAGCTGAGGCGTCGTTGGCAACAAAGCAAATTTGCGAATACATCAGCAGAGCAGGAAGAAAAGCTCATAGAAGCTAACACCATGAAGGGAGCTAAGCGTGATTGGATCTTCAGAGTGCAG GTGCctaacttggaaaaaaatgagctaGTTTACGTTGTTGGAAATCTTTCTGAGATTGGAGCATGGAATCATAATCAAGCTATTCAATTACCTCAAGAACGTCCAACAGTTGATGACACTTCTAAATTTGAGGCTAACAACAGCTCTTACCGTGTTGGACATGGAGATGAATGTGGTGGTGATTCTCCAAGTATATTCAACGAAGAAGACGA CGATGTTCCTGTCTACTCTCAAACTATTTCTCTACCTACTGACGTCGATGTGGAATTCCGTTACTTCATAGCAGTCATCTGCCAGTCTAATGGCACAAAGAATTCTGCCAAAACTCTCATTGTGAGACGTTGGGAAACCCACATGACCCCCCGACTTATCAAAAAGAATG CTCCGAGTAACTTCACTGACGACTTGAATGTCACCCCTGATAAGTTTGGCTTCAACAATGGGTATTCCAAAGTGGAACGAGGTTGGCTGACTGATGAAACTGTGATCCAGttcaaaatattcaacaaTCCTCTGAAGTTATGGAAAGAACAACTTCGGGATCGCAAAGTCAATATCAAG gtgACCCCAGTGAATCTGATGAGGCACAATTCCCTGGAGCTTCAGCAATTAGCAGGAGAATGTGTAGAGGATAGTCTATCAATGGACACCTTGGACATCGGTGATCAGCCAGCTTTTAGTGTGACCGAAATTTCC GTGATGAACGATGAGGAACCCTGCTTCAAGTACCAGGAGCAGTTTGGACGTGCGTACCATGAAGATGATTTCCTGTTGTTCAACGTCGCTGTTAGATACCCTGAGACTATC GCCTACCTCGTCGACTTTTACATCTACAGTTCCAGATCCTTCCCAGGAGAGCCACCAAATCATATCGGATTCAGTTATATTTTGCCTAGTACTCTACAGTCCAGCGTGGGTTTACTCACTGTACCAATTACTAGTAGAAAACACAGACCTATAG gCCAATTAACCATCGAGTATGTACTCATAAAACCAATAGCAGACTACCCATGGGACATGAGTATTTCGTATGCAAAACACTGGGAACAAAGATGGTCTGGACTTGATGTGGGGCATAGAGGTCTTGGAACTTCGTTCAAATTTGAGATGAAAAA CTGTGCCAATGTCAGAGAGAACACTATAGCATCTTTAAAGACAGCTGCTCATCACGGCGCGGATATGGTCGAGTTTGATGTCCAGTTATCAAAAGACTTTATCCCAGTAATCTATCACGATTTCTATGTCTCGATTTCACTCAAACGTAAAAAGCAGATAGAAGCTATGGACATGCTTGAAATCCCAGTAAAGGATCTCACTTTAGAACAACTACATCTACTAAAGGTATATCACCTTGcggagggaagagaaaagaatccaAGATTTTTTGACGAGGATTTAGAAGACCACCAGCCTTTCCCAACGCTTCAAACTGTACTCCAAGAATTAGAACCACATGTCGGATGCAATGTAGAAATCAAATGGACAATGCAGTTGAAG GACGGCACGTTTGAATTGAACCACCCATTCGACCTCAATATGTACCTCgacataataataaaagtggTACTCGAGCATGGTGGAAACAGGAAGATAGTATTTTCCTGTTTCAATCCAGATATTTGTATGATGATTAGACTGAAGCAGAACAAATATCCTGTGGTGTTCTTAACCCAAGGTGTAACTGTAAAATATCCAACGTACCACGATCCCCGGTGCCAAACAATAACTATGGCAATGAGGCATGCATTATCTGCTGATATTCTTGGAATTAACGTCCATACTGAAGACATTTTGAGGGATCCATCACAGGTCAAACTAGTCAGAGATGCTGGTCTAATCATTTTCTGTTGGGGTGATGACAATAACGACAAGGAAACCATAGCACATCTAAAAAAACTTGGTCTACACGCTGTGATTTATGACAA AATCGACGAATATAATCAGAAGGAAGTGAAAGAGAGTATATTTTTGGTGGACGCAAGGGAAAGTCAAAAGGCACTAATTGCACTGGCACATAGTAATCAAAACTGTGGCCCACCACCAGTACCTGGACCAAATGCAACCGAAAAA GGATACTTTTTGGAATTAGAAAAGACGAGAAATTTGACAACGACAGCATCAACTGCTACCTCACTTGGTTCATTGGCCAGAAACAACCTTGGTTGTGACAGTATTTATCCCATTCCAATAACTGCGAGTAATAACTGTAACAGGCAATTGGAAAGTGGCAACGGCAGTTCTGTGTGCTCAAAGACCTGTGGCCGGTCTGCAGGAAAAGCAAAGAACTCTAGTGATTCAATTCGCGGGTTGCCTATGCGACCACCTGATATTTGTGGTGATGACGAAGCAGCCTCAGATTGCCTTTGA
- the LOC105689618 gene encoding glycerophosphocholine phosphodiesterase GPCPD1-like isoform X2: MKGAKRDWIFRVQVPNLEKNELVYVVGNLSEIGAWNHNQAIQLPQERPTVDDTSKFEANNSSYRVGHGDECGGDSPSIFNEEDDDVPVYSQTISLPTDVDVEFRYFIAVICQSNGTKNSAKTLIVRRWETHMTPRLIKKNAPSNFTDDLNVTPDKFGFNNGYSKVERGWLTDETVIQFKIFNNPLKLWKEQLRDRKVNIKVTPVNLMRHNSLELQQLAGECVEDSLSMDTLDIGDQPAFSVTEISVMNDEEPCFKYQEQFGRAYHEDDFLLFNVAVRYPETIAYLVDFYIYSSRSFPGEPPNHIGFSYILPSTLQSSVGLLTVPITSRKHRPIGQLTIEYVLIKPIADYPWDMSISYAKHWEQRWSGLDVGHRGLGTSFKFEMKNCANVRENTIASLKTAAHHGADMVEFDVQLSKDFIPVIYHDFYVSISLKRKKQIEAMDMLEIPVKDLTLEQLHLLKVYHLAEGREKNPRFFDEDLEDHQPFPTLQTVLQELEPHVGCNVEIKWTMQLKDGTFELNHPFDLNMYLDIIIKVVLEHGGNRKIVFSCFNPDICMMIRLKQNKYPVVFLTQGVTVKYPTYHDPRCQTITMAMRHALSADILGINVHTEDILRDPSQVKLVRDAGLIIFCWGDDNNDKETIAHLKKLGLHAVIYDKIDEYNQKEVKESIFLVDARESQKALIALAHSNQNCGPPPVPGPNATEKGYFLELEKTRNLTTTASTATSLGSLARNNLGCDSIYPIPITASNNCNRQLESGNGSSVCSKTCGRSAGKAKNSSDSIRGLPMRPPDICGDDEAASDCL; encoded by the exons ATGAAGGGAGCTAAGCGTGATTGGATCTTCAGAGTGCAG GTGCctaacttggaaaaaaatgagctaGTTTACGTTGTTGGAAATCTTTCTGAGATTGGAGCATGGAATCATAATCAAGCTATTCAATTACCTCAAGAACGTCCAACAGTTGATGACACTTCTAAATTTGAGGCTAACAACAGCTCTTACCGTGTTGGACATGGAGATGAATGTGGTGGTGATTCTCCAAGTATATTCAACGAAGAAGACGA CGATGTTCCTGTCTACTCTCAAACTATTTCTCTACCTACTGACGTCGATGTGGAATTCCGTTACTTCATAGCAGTCATCTGCCAGTCTAATGGCACAAAGAATTCTGCCAAAACTCTCATTGTGAGACGTTGGGAAACCCACATGACCCCCCGACTTATCAAAAAGAATG CTCCGAGTAACTTCACTGACGACTTGAATGTCACCCCTGATAAGTTTGGCTTCAACAATGGGTATTCCAAAGTGGAACGAGGTTGGCTGACTGATGAAACTGTGATCCAGttcaaaatattcaacaaTCCTCTGAAGTTATGGAAAGAACAACTTCGGGATCGCAAAGTCAATATCAAG gtgACCCCAGTGAATCTGATGAGGCACAATTCCCTGGAGCTTCAGCAATTAGCAGGAGAATGTGTAGAGGATAGTCTATCAATGGACACCTTGGACATCGGTGATCAGCCAGCTTTTAGTGTGACCGAAATTTCC GTGATGAACGATGAGGAACCCTGCTTCAAGTACCAGGAGCAGTTTGGACGTGCGTACCATGAAGATGATTTCCTGTTGTTCAACGTCGCTGTTAGATACCCTGAGACTATC GCCTACCTCGTCGACTTTTACATCTACAGTTCCAGATCCTTCCCAGGAGAGCCACCAAATCATATCGGATTCAGTTATATTTTGCCTAGTACTCTACAGTCCAGCGTGGGTTTACTCACTGTACCAATTACTAGTAGAAAACACAGACCTATAG gCCAATTAACCATCGAGTATGTACTCATAAAACCAATAGCAGACTACCCATGGGACATGAGTATTTCGTATGCAAAACACTGGGAACAAAGATGGTCTGGACTTGATGTGGGGCATAGAGGTCTTGGAACTTCGTTCAAATTTGAGATGAAAAA CTGTGCCAATGTCAGAGAGAACACTATAGCATCTTTAAAGACAGCTGCTCATCACGGCGCGGATATGGTCGAGTTTGATGTCCAGTTATCAAAAGACTTTATCCCAGTAATCTATCACGATTTCTATGTCTCGATTTCACTCAAACGTAAAAAGCAGATAGAAGCTATGGACATGCTTGAAATCCCAGTAAAGGATCTCACTTTAGAACAACTACATCTACTAAAGGTATATCACCTTGcggagggaagagaaaagaatccaAGATTTTTTGACGAGGATTTAGAAGACCACCAGCCTTTCCCAACGCTTCAAACTGTACTCCAAGAATTAGAACCACATGTCGGATGCAATGTAGAAATCAAATGGACAATGCAGTTGAAG GACGGCACGTTTGAATTGAACCACCCATTCGACCTCAATATGTACCTCgacataataataaaagtggTACTCGAGCATGGTGGAAACAGGAAGATAGTATTTTCCTGTTTCAATCCAGATATTTGTATGATGATTAGACTGAAGCAGAACAAATATCCTGTGGTGTTCTTAACCCAAGGTGTAACTGTAAAATATCCAACGTACCACGATCCCCGGTGCCAAACAATAACTATGGCAATGAGGCATGCATTATCTGCTGATATTCTTGGAATTAACGTCCATACTGAAGACATTTTGAGGGATCCATCACAGGTCAAACTAGTCAGAGATGCTGGTCTAATCATTTTCTGTTGGGGTGATGACAATAACGACAAGGAAACCATAGCACATCTAAAAAAACTTGGTCTACACGCTGTGATTTATGACAA AATCGACGAATATAATCAGAAGGAAGTGAAAGAGAGTATATTTTTGGTGGACGCAAGGGAAAGTCAAAAGGCACTAATTGCACTGGCACATAGTAATCAAAACTGTGGCCCACCACCAGTACCTGGACCAAATGCAACCGAAAAA GGATACTTTTTGGAATTAGAAAAGACGAGAAATTTGACAACGACAGCATCAACTGCTACCTCACTTGGTTCATTGGCCAGAAACAACCTTGGTTGTGACAGTATTTATCCCATTCCAATAACTGCGAGTAATAACTGTAACAGGCAATTGGAAAGTGGCAACGGCAGTTCTGTGTGCTCAAAGACCTGTGGCCGGTCTGCAGGAAAAGCAAAGAACTCTAGTGATTCAATTCGCGGGTTGCCTATGCGACCACCTGATATTTGTGGTGATGACGAAGCAGCCTCAGATTGCCTTTGA
- the LOC125501905 gene encoding uncharacterized protein LOC125501905 yields MAISNSSSSSSGRTIANDSRTSFSVLFYANLSAQLRIRGLGRRWKHLRTAAVCRNLSEPFLLMFSADTGSSVNGADAGNEHALTEDWYQSTEHVANDSSNVIMKVTNISVTQ; encoded by the exons ATGG CgatcagcaacagcagcagcagcagcagtggACGTACTATCGCTAATGATTCCCGTACATCTTTCTCCGTTCTCTTCTATGCAAATCTTTCAGCACAACTGAGAATACG AGGCCTAGGGAGGAGGTGGAAGCATCTCAGGACTGCTGCCGTCTGTAGAAACTTGAGCGAACCATTTCTGTTAATGTTCAGCGCCGATACAGGATCATCAGTCAACGGCGCCGATGCAGGAAACGAGCacgcgttgactgaagattggtaTCAGTCAACGGAGCACGTGGCGAATGACAGTTCGAATGTCATAATGAAAGTGACAAATATCAGCGTTACTCAATAA